In a single window of the Drosophila subpulchrella strain 33 F10 #4 breed RU33 chromosome X, RU_Dsub_v1.1 Primary Assembly, whole genome shotgun sequence genome:
- the LOC119556017 gene encoding serine/threonine-protein phosphatase beta isoform isoform X3: MGDFDLNVDSLIQRLLEMRSCRTGKQVQMTEAEVRGLCLKSREIFLQQPILLELEAPLIICGDIHGQYTDLLRLFEYGGFPPAANYLFLGDYVDRGKQSLETICLLLAYKIKYPENFFLLRGNHECASINRIYGFYDECKRRYNVKLWKTFTDCFNCLPVAAIIDEKIFCCHGGLSPDLQGMEQIRRLMRPTDVPDTGLLCDLLWSDPDKDVQGWGENDRGVSFTFGVDVVSKFLNRHELDLICRAHQVVEDGYEFFARRQLVTLFSAPNYCGEFDNAGGMMTVDDTLMCSFQILKPSEKKAKYLYSGMNSSRPTTPQRSAPMLATNKKK; encoded by the exons TGCGCAGCTGCCGAACGGGCAAACAGGTCCAGATGACCGAGGCAGAGGTGCGTGGCCTGTGCCTCAAATCGCGCGAGATCTTCTTGCAACAGCCCATCCTGCTGGAACTGGAGGCCCCGCTGATCATATGCGGCGACATTCACGGCCAGTACACAGACCTGTTGCGGCTATTCGAGTACGGCGGATTTCCTCCGGCCGCCAACTACTTGTTCCTCGGCGACTACGTCGATCGGGGCAAGCAGTCCTTGGAGACCATCTGCCTGCTGCTGGCCTACAAGATCAAATATCCGGAGAACTTCTTTTTGTTGCGCGGCAACCATGAGTGTGCCAGTATTAATAGGATTTATG GCTTCTACGATGAGTGCAAGCGCCGATACAATGTCAAACTGTGGAAGACCTTCACAGATTGCTTCAACTGTCTGCCGGTAGCCGCGATCATTGACGAGAAGATCTTCTGCTGCCACGGTGGCCTCAGTCCCGATCTTCAGGGCATGGAGCAGATCCGTCGCCTGATGCGGCCCACAGATGTGCCGGACACCGGGTTGCTGTGCGACCTCCTCTGGAGCGATCCCGACAAGGATGTTCAGGGCTGGGGCGAGAACGATCGCGGAGTGAGCTTCACGTTCGGCGTGGATGTGGTCTCCAAGTTCTTGAACCGACACGAGCTGGACTTGATCTGCCGTGCGCATCAG GTTGTGGAGGATGGCTACGAGTTCTTTGCGCGTCGCCAACTGGTCACATTGTTCTCGGCGCCTAATTACTGCGGAGAGTTCGACAACGCCGGCGGCATGATGACCGTGGACGACACGCTTATGTGCTCATTCCAG ATCCTGAAACCATCTGAGAAGAAGGCCAAGTATCTGTATAGCGGAATGAACTCGTCGCGACCCACAACACCGCAGCGCAGCGCTCCAATGCTGGCGACCAACAAGAAGAAATAA